The Lycium ferocissimum isolate CSIRO_LF1 chromosome 10, AGI_CSIRO_Lferr_CH_V1, whole genome shotgun sequence genome window below encodes:
- the LOC132035050 gene encoding uncharacterized protein LOC132035050: MANFEHNMMVALYWGGEIITEMNGFRYTEGAKMILSMSISMNHAELVELLHEKMGTNSENIQIDISGKYPCSFQGNNTRFIEFKIENDQSLLQFFAIPQKFADKIDINILEIYVKTKSTNQNNVFQMSGQHGYHMNLLAQNYEFAMASPSRHGHRSFDEGSSSQRHISSSHREYEATEAEASVDLYNDANAEISSESLEDDNPSGDNGESEIESEPHEDIGDIGDLLQNNIGVNPDNQFGHGVSETPCHDIPHFTTLENEEDIFISTRESEMGCCSVWSEDAKKDLEKNMYFSSKAELKRAVTIWSFRKNKEFEVVTSSKSLWVVRCRFYNLLGCLWFLRGLKVRYNLWKIVKYVDNHRCETEGLTTGHANLDTNLIASLFLNKIRENPKLLVVDVRTQVHEKFGHQVTYRKAWLERQRAFELVYGDFKKSFSELPKYFAAFQHFNHGTAVEWKHVESMSSLEGVERGMEMVF; the protein is encoded by the exons ATGGCcaattttgaacataatatgATGGTTGCTTTGTATTGGGGTGGCGAAATAATTACTGAAATGAACGGATTCAGGTATACTGAAGGTGCCAAAATGATTCTTAGCATGTCTATTTCAATGAACCATGCTGAATTGGTTGAACTATTGCATGAGAAAATGGGGACAAATAgtgaaaatattcaaatcgatATTTCTGGAAAATATCCATGCTCATTTCAAGGTAACAATACAAGGTTCATTGAGTTTAAAATTGAGAATGACCAGTCCTTGCTACAATTTTTCGCCATACCTCAAAAATTTGCGGATAAGAtcgatataaatattttggagaTTTATGTAAAGACCAAGTcaacaaatcaaaataatgtatttCAAATGAGTGGTCAGCATGGTTATcacatgaatttgttggctCAAAATTATGAATTTGCTATGGCCA GTCCTAGCAGGCATGGTCATCGATCATTTGATGAAGGCTCAAGTAGTCAAAGACATATTAGTAGTAGCCACAGAGAATATGAGGCCAC AGAAGCTGAGGCCAGCGTTGATTTGTATAATGATGCAAATGCTGAAATTAGCTCTGAAAGTTTAGAGGATGACAATCCTTCAGGAGATAATGGAGAGAGTGAAATAGAAAGTGAACCTCATGAAGATATCGGTGATATTGGAGATTTACTTCAAAATAATATTGGTGTAAATCCTGATAATCAATTTGGTCATGGTGTGTCTGAAACTCCATGTCATGATATACCCCACTTTACGACATTGGAGAACGAGGAAGATATTTTTATCTCTACACGAGAATCTGAGATGGGATGTTGTTCAGTTTGGTCCGAGGATGCCAAaaaagacttggaaaaaaatatgtattttagcAGCAAAGCAGAGTTGAAACGGGCCGTGACGATTTGGAGTTTTCGCAAAAATAAAGAGTTCGAGGTGGTAACGTCAAGCAAAAGCCTATGGGTTGTGAGATGCagattttataatttattaggTTGTCTATGGTTTCTTCGAGGCCTAAAGGTTAGATATAACCTTTGGAAAATAGTAAAGTATGTTGATAATCATAGATGTGAGACTGAAGGGCTTACGACAGGTCATGCCAACCTAGACACCAATTTGATTGCATCCTTGTTTCTAAACAAAATTCGAGAAAATCCCAAGTTGTTAGTAGTAGATGTCAGGACTCAGGTTCACGAGAAATTTGGTCATCAAGTGACATACAGGAAAGCGTGGCTTGAGCGTCAACGCGCATTTGAATTGGTGTATGGTgactttaaaaaatcatttagtgAGCTTCCTAAATATTTTGCAGCTTTTCAGCACTTTAATCATGGAACAGCTGTGGAATGGAAACACGTAGAGTCTATGAGTTCACTAGAG GGAGTCGAAAGAGGCATGGAAATGGTTTTTTAG